AGGAGCACTATGCGATGGTTTGGTAGACTATTGGGTCAGGCACCCTACGGGCATAAACTACGCTTGAGAATCTCCTCCCTCAAGGAAGGAGATTCTCAAGCTGAACGTTATAGGCTAGCTGGGATTTTTGAACGGTTATGCTAAAATTCGAACAGTTGATTAGCGACTTGGAGTAGAAACAATGTTGAAAGTACTGGCTATTGATGATACCCTCACCAATTTAGAACTCGTGAAAGAAATGCTCTTAAGCCAGGAGTTTGAAGTAGCAACGGCTTCAAATGGCCAGGAAGGCATTGAAACAGCCCGTTCGTTTTACCCTGACCTGATCATCTGTGATATTGAAATGCCTGAGGTGGACGGTTTTCAGGTGCTTGAGACCTTGCGAGCCCAGGATGATTTCAAACATACGCCTTTTGTTTTTTTGACAGGGGTCAATACCCAGGAAAGTATTGACCGTGGCGCTGATTTAGGGGCTGATGATTATCTGCTGAAGCCCTTTACGCTCAAAAAACTGATCAGCACTGTCACCACCAGCTTTAAAAAAGCCCAGGCCTTGAAAGAAACCTATCAACAGCATTCCGTGACCGTTGAAGAAAACCTGGAGAAGGTTAAAATGTATGACTCGGTGACTGGGTTGCTGAACTCTACCACCATGGGTACCCATTTTATTGAAATTCAAGCTCAGTTGGGTGATCTGAGCCTGGCTGTCATTACCTTCAGTATTGACAGGATTGAGTCTTATTTTGACCAATCTCCCACTTTGGGGCAAACCATCTCTAAGTTTGCCGCGAATCAGCTCAAAAAACAGTATGGTTCCCAAGAAAACTATCTCTATTATTTGGGGCACCAAAATTATTTGGCCTTGGTGCCTTTTAATCAGCAAAACTCAAAATTAACACAATCTCTGGAACGTCTGATTTATCAGACGATTCAACCCCTGCGCATTGGTCGCTATGATGTTGAAGTTTCTCTGCGTGCAGGCATCAGTCTGAATGGAATAGATGGGTACGATTTACCTGAGCTGATGCGCAAGGCCAACCTGGCCAGGGTGCAGGCCCAGAAACAAACTGATAAAAACTATGCATTTTATGTTTAAGTGAAAGTAAGGTCAAAACGTGAGCTGGTCTCCACCCAAGATTCAAATTGTCGTGCTTGATGATAACCCGTTGAACAATTAGATGGTTGCATTTTTTCTCAAGCTTAGTTTCGAAATACTGAGTGTCTGCAAACAAAAGCGCCCGTCAGATATTTTCTGACGGGCGCTGCTTGTGCCAAGGTTTAGATACTGGCTAAAATCTGGTTCAAGGTGGCGCTGGGGCGCATGGCCTGATCCAGTTTGGTATCATCGGGATGATAATAGCCACCCATATCGACAGGAGCCCCCTGAACTTCGTTCAGTTCGGCTACGATTTTGTCTTCTTGGCTGCTCAATTGCTCAGCAATCGGGCCAAATTTAGCTTTCAATTCGGCGTCTTCTTCCTGCAAAGCCAGGGCCTGGGCCCAGTACATGCCGAGGTAGAAATGGCTGCCCCGGTTGTCGAGCTGATGCACTTTGCGAGAAGGCGATTTATTGCTGCTCAGATACTGGCTGTTGGCACTGTCGAGTGTTTTGGCCATGATCTTGGCTTTGGCGTTGCCTGTGTGGGCAGCATAATCTTCAATCGAAACGGCCAGGGCCAGAAACTCGCCGAGAGAATCCCAACGCAGGTGGTTTTCCTTTTGGAACTGTTGAACGTGTTTGGGGGCTGAGCCTCCTGCGCCAGTTTCATACATGCCGCCACCGGCCAGCAAGGGCACAATGGAGAGCATTTTAGCGGAAGTCCCCAGTTCCAGAATGGGGAACAGATCGGTGAGATAATCACGCAAGACATTGCCTGTGACTGAAATCGTGTCTTGGCCTTTGCGGATTCGTTCCAAGCTGTAGGTGATGGCTGCAACCGGATCGAGAATTTTAATTTCCAGACCGCTGGTGTCATATTCAGGCAAATAGGCTTCCACTTTTTTGATCAATTCAGCATCATGGGCGCGCTGTTGATCCAACCAGAAGATGGCGGGGCAGCCCGTGGCACGTGAACGGTTCACTGCCAGTTTGACCCAGTCTTTGATCGCCACGTCTTTGGTCTGGCACATTCTCCAGATATCGCCTTTGGCAACCGCGTGTTCAAAGACTTTTTCCTCACCCTTCATGACACGGATCTGGCCATCGCCAGCGGCGATAAAGGTTTTATCGTGAGAACCATATTCTTCGGCTTTTTGCGCCATCAAGCCCACATTGGAGACATTGCCCATGGTCGAAACATTATATTTACCATGCGCTTTACAGTCTTCAATCACGGCTTGGTAAATGCCAGCGTAGCAGCGATCAGGAATCATGGCCACTGTGTCTTTTTCTTTGCCATCGGGCCCCCACATTTTGCCACCGCCCCGCAGCATGGCGGGCATGGAAGCATCTACAATGATATCGCTGGGCACGTGCAGATTGGTAATGCCTTTGTCTGAATCGACCATGGCCAAGGCGGGCTGGTACTGATAAACCGCCTGCAAGGCATTTTCAATTTCAGTTTTTTCAGCCTCAGGTAAGCTTGCGATTTTGCTGTAAACGTCGCCCAGGCCATTGCTGGAATCTACGCCCAGTTTTTCAAAGGTGGCGGCGTATTTTTCAAAGACTTCCTGGTAATAGACTTGCACGCAATGCCCAAAGATCACGGGGTCTGAAACCTTCATCATCGTGGCTTTCATATGCAAAGAAAGCAAGACATCTTCAGCTTTGGTTTTTTCAATTTCCTGAGCAAAGAAAGTGCGTAGTTTGGAAACTTCCATGCGGGAAGCGTCGATCACTTCGCCTTTCAGCAGGGGGAAATTATCTTTCAAGACTTTGACCTCACCTGCTGTTGAGACAAATTCGATGCGAATTTCACAATCGCTGTCCATGGTGGCTGAGACTTCACTGCCATAGAAATCTCCTTCGCTCATATGCACCACACGGGTTTTTGAGTTGGAGCTCCATTCGCCCATTGAATGGGGATGCGCTTTGGCATAGGCTTTGACCGCAGTTGCAACACGGCGGTCGGAGTTGCCTTCACGCAGAACGGGGTTGACGGCAGAACCCAGTACTTTGGCATAGCGTTTTTTGACTTGGGTTTCTGCTTCGTTTTGGGGGTCTTCGGGATAATCGGGCAGGGCGTAGCCTTGGGCCTGAAGCTCTGCAATGGCAGCTTTCAATTGGGGAATGGAAGCTGAAATATTGGGCAGTTTGATGATATTGGCTTCAGGGGTTTTGGCCAGTTCGCCCAATTCGCTCAGGGCATCAGAGATCTGTTGCTCGGGGCGTAAATATTCAGGAAAATTGGCAAGAATACGGCCCGCAAGTGAAATGTCACGGGTTTCAATTTCAATATCTGCGGTCGAGGCAATTGCCTTTACAATCGGCAAAAATGACGCGGTCGCGAGCATGGGCGCTTCATCGGTTTTGGTATAAATGATTTTCATAGTTGAAAATAAGTTTAAACGTGAGGGAGTCTCCTCTCAGGTTTAAAGACTTCCTTTCTCATGGTGTGTGATGTTGCATTTTAGCATGAATGCTGAATTAGACGGGGAAAAGCAAGCACAAAAGACAATTCTGAAAAATGCAATGACCTGCATAGGTTTTTCTGAATGATCAGCTTGGGAGGGGCGGCCGTAAGGGGGAGGCGCGTTTGCCTAAATTGAATTTTCTGGCCGGGTTTTGTCTTTTTTGGATATACTATTAGATACGGATTTTTTATGAAAAAGAAACATTTACAAACCTTTCGCCCCGGCTTTAGCCGTCCAGAGTTTTCGATTGCCTTGATTTACCTGAATATGGGCCTGCTCTGGATTTTCTTCTCTGATCAGCTTTTGGCAAATTACCAGACGCAAAAAGGTTTTATTTATGTTTTTTTGACGGCAGGCTTGCTTTGGGGATTGGTTCGCTTTTTTAATCAATCGCTGCAACGTCAGCGGGCTTATTATCGCTTGCTTTTTTTGCAAAACCCGCTTCCGATGTGGAATTGTGACCCCAGTGATGGTCAGATTCTGGATAGCAATCAAGCCGCTTGCAGCCAGTATGGTTACAGCGTAAGTGAATTTGCGAGCATGCGCTTGGGAAATCTCGAAAAACAAGAGCTGGATCAGGCTTTTCAGGCCTGGCATCAGGGCTTGAAAAAGATTGAGTTGGAGCTTCAGACCCGTGATGCGAAAACCTTGGATGTGCAATTGCATTTTCAGGAAACGCCCGAGGGGCTTTTAGTCGCAGCCTATGACCTGCAGGAGCATAAACAGATGCAGGAGCGTTTGTTTTCTGAAGTCCAGTCATTGCAGCATTTTCAGCAAACGATTCAGTCGGCCTCGGTTTTGGCCCTCTTAGATGCGCAAAGCCGTATTCTTGAGTCGAGTTCCAACCTGACCCAGCTCAGCGGTTTGTCGCAAACCGAGATTTTGGGACGCAGGTTGGCGGGTATCAGTCGCAGTATGCAGCCTGAGTGGTCTGAACTGATGGCCCAGATTCAGCCGGGTATTCCCCTGCATGCCGAGGTGTCTTTGGCCCATGGTTGGGTGAGTTTTTTACTTTTGAAATATACAGAAGATCAACGAGAGCGTTTTCTTTTACTTGGCCAGGAAATTACGTCGCTTAAAAATCTGCAGACAGAGCTCTGGGCCATTACCCGTCGACTGGTGGAGCAAAACCAGGACTTGCGCCAATTCGCACGGATTGTTTCTCATAATCTGCGCGCACCTGTTGCCAATCTGCTGGGTTTGTCGGCGCTTTTAAGAGATGCAGAGGCTGAAGAATCAACACTTTTGACCGAGAAAATTCATGATTCGGCTGAGCAGATTGATTTGCGTCTGCGAGAATTGAATACCCTTTTGCAGAAAAAAGGCAGTTCTCAGCAGAACCGTACCTGGATTGAGCTGCCCAAGCTGCTTCAGGAAGTTCATGATGAATTGAATCTAAGCAATTTGAGTGTAGGCTGCGAAATTCGCACTGATTTTCAGCTTGAAAAGATCTATGGCATTGCGCCCTATCTTCACAGTATTTTGTTCAATCTTCTGGCCAATGCCTATAAATACCGTGATGCTGAGCGCCCTCTGAAAATTCAGATCAGCACAGAAATTTTGGAGCAAAAGATTTTACTCAAAGTTTCAGACAATGGTCTGGGGATCGATCTCAAGCAGTTTAAGGATCAGGTCTTTGGTCTTTATAAACGGTTTCACCCTGAAATAGAAGGGCATGGTCTGGGGCTCTATCTGGTCAAGACCCAAACTGAGATGCTTGGGGGGAAAATTGAAGTTGAAAGTGCATTGGGCCAAGGCACTACGTTTTTATTGTATTTTCCGCAGTTGGATCCTGATCAGGATTGAGCTTTTTCTCAAGCAAGGCTTTTAATTGCGTTAACAGCAAGGGTTTGATCAAATAATCCTCGATAAAAGGAAATTTTTGACAGGCCACCTGGTCTTCGGTTTGCAGTGAAGACGTCAAAATTGCCAGGCGTGTGGGAGGGTAAAGGGGATAAAAGGATTTCGCATAGACTTTAAGAAAACCAAAACCATCCATTACTGGCATTTGCAGATCCAGTAAAATCAGATCCGGAAATGTTTCTTCATTCAATTTTGATAAGCCCTCTTGGGCTTTCTCACCATTGCTGTAATAAGTGAACTGATAAGAGCCCAGGCGTTTCAAAAGGCCTGAAACCAAAATCTCTGCGATCTCGTCATCATCAATCAGACAGATATGTTTGGTTTTAAGCTTTTGCTCAGAAGGTTGAAGCGACATTTTAAACTGCTTTCTAGAGTGAAGTTCGGGGATGTTCATTATACCCTTTCATGCCTAAAATCACTGAACTTTGACTCGATCTTGGGGGGGGGTTCGTGGATCTGGTATGATGAAACATTGAAAAACAAGCTGATACAGGATGGGTGATCTTTTATGCGTCTTAAACAGGCCTTGCTGACAGGGGTTCTGCTGTTGAGCAGTGCGGGTGTCTTTGCCGCAGATCTTGAAACTTATTATACGCAGGCCAATCAATATCTTTCCAAGGGCGAGTTTGTCAAAGCCATTGCAGCCTATACCGAGGTGATCAAGCGCGATCCCAATCAGGCCGATGCCTATTTTAACCGTGCAGGGGCTTACAGCCGACTCAAAAAATACACTGAGGCCCTGGCGGATTATTCCAAAGCGATTGAGCAGGTTCCCACCGATGGGGAAGCCTATGGTAACCGGGGCCTGATCTATACGACCTTGGGAAAATACACGCAAGCGCTAGAAGATTTTAATCTTGCGGTTCAACTTTTGCCTGATGATGCCGTTCAAAAACACAACCGTGCGGTTGTGTTTCAGCATTTGAACCAGCATGAAGAAGCACTTGCCGATTTCAATGCCGCTTTAAAAATGGATGCTCAATATTTTAAAGCTTATAGCAACCGGGCCCGTACATTGATTGCCCTGCATAAGTATGCGCAGGCTTTGGATGATCTGAACCAGGCGCTCAAAGGGGATGCCAAAGATGCCCAAAGCTGGTTCCGGCGCGGACAGGTTTATTTTGCCCTGCAGAAATACAGTCCGGCTATTCAGGATTATACCCAGGCCCTGAAGCTCTCACCTGGCATGTCTGCGGCTTGGTACAGTCGGGGAACTGCCTGGATGATGCTGAAGAACTGCCCCAAGGCCCAGGCAGATTTTGCCCAAGCCTGTAAGCATGGGGATGCCCAGGCCTGTAAAGCCAAGTGCGAGCTCTGATTGCGGTTTAAACTTCAGGAACGTGGGGAAGAAGCCTTTCGAGTAGCGTCACTCTACCCTCTGCTCTTTGGCAATAACGGCAATTCAGGCTTGGGTTTTTAATTCTCGGGCTCAGGCGCTTTGAAGCGCACATTGAGCGTTCCGGGGCGTTTGCGCTGCCGGGGCGGTAAAATTTTCAGCTGTTTGCGCCAGGTTTCCCGGTAAGTTCGCAGGGTGTGGGTGAACTCTGCAATCGCCTGGGGATCACTTCCCCCTTGACGAAACAAGCGGCTGAGTTTTTGAGAGAGTTGCTCATGGCTGAGATACAGTTGTTGGTAGGCTTCATCATGGGAGTGAATAAAGATCGCGAGCAAATGGGTCAGAATCTGGCTGGCGATCGAAAGCCGCTGACGGGCAGCATGGGGGTTGAGGGTGCTGGCGGCCTGGGCCTGCTCCAGCACCTGCAAGAGTTTATCATAAAGCAATAAAATCGCGCGGGGCACAGAGGCTGTATCGACCTGGGCCCTGCGGTAGGCTTCATCCGGGGTTTGCACTAGTGACGGCCTGAGGTTTTGTTGGCGCGGGCCTGGCGAATTTCCTGATTGCGATCTGCGATATATTTTTGAATCTGAGCACGTTCTTCCGCTGAAAGCGTGGCATTGAATTCATTGCGCTGTGCTGGCGTGAGCCCATTATACAGTCCACGCATCAGGTTGCGTTCTTCAGTATCAACAGAATCAAAGAAACCGTTGCGGCGGCTGAGATAGGCGCTCATGACCGCACGGTTGCCAATCGGCAGGGTTTTGAAATCTTTCATGCCCGCCAGCCCTTTTTTAATCACGGTATCTGCGTCTTTGCCCGTTGAGGCCAGAATCTTGCGCAATTGGGCCGCTGAGGCCTCGCTGAAGATTTTTTGCAGGGCAGGGGCGCTTAAATCTTCAACCATGTCTTCGATTTGCCCTTCTTTGCGGGCCTGGCCCGTGCGGGGATCATGAAAAAGGCGCTGCTCAATTTTCTCTTGCGCACGGGCTTGGGCCTGGGCATTGTACTGGGGGGTATCGGTATAGGCAAAATCCAGTTCCAGGCTGCCCTTGGGAGAAATATGCAGGCTTTGAATCTGTAAATTATCTTGGTGCAGGGCTTGATCGGTCAGTTCGTTCAGGGAGAGATTCAGGCTGTTGCCCTCCCGGTTGATATCCAGCAGGTAATTATTCAACTGACTTTCGGCAATGCGGGTGGCCAGCCCCTTGGCGCTGATAAACCCAAGCAGCTTGGCCTTGTCCACTGAGAGTCTGACATTTTCACCCTGAAGATCGATGTTGACCAGGCCATCTGCCAGAAAATGGTCGATTTTGGTTTGAATTTTGCCGTCTTTGAGTTCGACCTCAACCTTTGCCCCTACGCCCAGCTGTTTGAGCTGATTGGCAACCACGGCTTGCAGAGCCTGGTTAAAAGCGGGTTGTTTGGGCTGAAAACTGGCATGGCCCGTTACTTCGACTTCGGGGGTCTTTCCTTCGGCGCTGGAAAGGCTCAGGCGATTGAGATTCAAATCGACCTTGGCATCGCCCAATTGGGTTTCAAGATCGGGCAGGCGGAAATGCCCTTGCAGTTCCTGATCGCTGCTCAAGGCATTGGCTGCACCTGCTTTGGCGCGTACAGAACCCTCAGAAAGTTGAATCGTGACAGTATCATTGCTGAAGAGACCAGGAGCGCCTTCTTTGCCCCAGCGTTCTGAAATCGTGGTCAAAATCCGGCGGGCATCGGGGCTGTTGGTGAGTACCTGCCCCAGTTTTTCGCTTTTGATCTGCAGGCTGCCCGTGATCTTGTCGAGACTGAAGCCTTGGGCGCTGAGTTCTCCATCGCGTGCCGCTATCTGGCTGAGATTGAGCTGCCCAGAAATTTTACCTGTCTGCATGGGAGTACTGGCATCAGCGCTGAGATCGGCTGAAACCTGGGCTGCACTGACCTGTCCTTTTTGTGCTTTTAAATTGCTGAGCAAGCCATTTTCAAGCGTGACGCCCATTTCTGATTCCTGCTGCCCTTCCCGCTTCAGGGTGGTGCGGGCCGAGCCCGCAAGTCTGGCTTGATCAAGTTGAACCTTGCCCCCGCCACTGGTCAGGGCGTTGATCTCTACTTGGGCCTGGCCCTTGGCACTGGCTTGGGTGGCTTTGCCCTGTGCGTCTTTGCCATCGCGCTCAGTAGAAACCTGGCCCTGAATACGGGTTTCTTGAAAAGTGACCTCTTGAGGGGTTGAGGCAATGCTGACGATCTCCGCTTCAGCGTCAACCTCAGTGCGTTGTCCGCTGGCTTTGTCTTCGAGTCTGGCATGGCCCTGCTGGTGTAGCCCTTGAATCCTGAGTTCAGAATCTTTGGCATTTTGCAAATTGCGGCGGCTGCTGATCTCTGCAAAACCGCCCTGGGTCTGTAAGGAAGAGTTACTGCCGTCGGCCTCTTGAATAGTGGCTTCCAGGCTGCCATCGGCTTTGCCGAAATGAGAGCGGACTTCACTGTCGGTTTGGGTTAAAAAACCTGCCCCCCCTTGGGCGGTTCCGTGAAGATTGAGCTGGGTTCCGGCCTGGTTGGCCTGACCTTGAAGATCGGCGCTGTAGCGCTCCCATTCTGCCCCCATGCCTTGGGCATTCTGATTCAGTTTCAGGTTGTCCTGGCTGGCTGTGAGTTGGGCCGTGGCCCTGCCCTTTTCACCTTGAATTTCTACCTGGGCTGTCGTGCTGATCCCGTGAAGGTTCATCAACAGGGACTGATCGTTGCGTTCCCATTGGCTGCCCGTGCTGCTGGCCTGAACTGAAAGTGTGGCTTCGCCGTTTTCGAGCACTTGGGTAAACTGGTAGATATTTTCCACCAGTTTGGAAAAGGTCTGATCATTGAGCAGCCCCACCATGCGCTCGACTTGATCGGCACTGACACCCAAATCGCGTGAAAGACTTGCCAATTGTTCGGGATTGGCGGAGCTGAACATTTGTGAAAGTTGTTTCTGGCCAAAGGCCTGCACAAACTGCTCAAACTGGTCGCGGTTGATCCCCAGGGCCTGCAAGCGTTCTTGCAGATTGTTTTTGAAATCGCCCAGAATCTTGCGTACCTCTGCTACCTTTGCGGCATCGAGGTGGGTATGGGCTTGCCCTTGGGCTTCGAGCTTGCCTGTTTCCAAGCGTTGGCCCTGATCGTCGAGTGTGGCCTTGAGGTTTTCGGCTCGGGCCGAGAGATCGGCAAATTCAGAGCCATCGTTGCGGTAGGCTTGAAGCTGGCCTGTGGCGGTTTGGGTTTGAATCGTGGTCTGCCCTGCGCTTTGTTCCACACTGCCTGCTTGGATATCCACCTGCCCTTTGAGCAGCGTTTGGCCCTTTGAACTCTTGACTTGGCCTTGGGCGTGTAATTCGGCTTGGTTTAAATGGGCGCTGTCTTGGTTGGCTTCGAGCTTGCCCTGGCCAGACAGATTCAGGGCCAGGGTTTCGGCTTGGTTCAGCCCTTGCATAAATTCGCTGGTTTTGAGCAGTTCCTGAAATTTGGGGTGCCAGAGCAGTTCATTGGCTGAGCTGGCCTGTGCTTTGCTGAGGCCAGCCTGTTCCAGTACCGCTTGGGTTTGTGGGCGGTCGCCCGTTTGCAGCAGGGCCTGCAATTTCTCTCCGCCTACCACGCCCATCACCCGGCGCAGTTCATCAACTTGGGTCTGAATCTGGCTTTGAATCTGGGCATCGGCAGACTGGGCCTGAAATTTGCCATCGGGCAAAATCCGCAGTTGGGTTTGGTTGAGTTGGGCCTGCATCTGTGCGCTGTTGCCACGTTGATCCTGGTAATCTGCGCTCAATTGGCTCTGGGCAGCTTCTAAATGGGTTGGGTGGTCAGAGCTGGTTTCAGCGCTGAGCCCGTGCGTACTGGCTTCAACCCGCAGACTGCTTTGTGAGGCGGTTTGAGCTGAGGCACTGAGACTGGCATGGGTTTGAACGAATTCTGCGCTGAAAAGACGGTTCAGGCCCACCTGTTCAATCGCGCCCTGAATTTCAGGGTCGGTCGCCAGGGTTGTGAGGGTCGCAGGATCGGCATTTCGCAGGCTTTCAAGTTGTTCAGGGCTTAAGCCCCCCACTTCGCTCAGGGCTTCTTCGAGCAGCGGAG
This genomic window from bacterium (Candidatus Blackallbacteria) CG13_big_fil_rev_8_21_14_2_50_49_14 contains:
- a CDS encoding isocitrate dehydrogenase (NADP(+)); protein product: MKIIYTKTDEAPMLATASFLPIVKAIASTADIEIETRDISLAGRILANFPEYLRPEQQISDALSELGELAKTPEANIIKLPNISASIPQLKAAIAELQAQGYALPDYPEDPQNEAETQVKKRYAKVLGSAVNPVLREGNSDRRVATAVKAYAKAHPHSMGEWSSNSKTRVVHMSEGDFYGSEVSATMDSDCEIRIEFVSTAGEVKVLKDNFPLLKGEVIDASRMEVSKLRTFFAQEIEKTKAEDVLLSLHMKATMMKVSDPVIFGHCVQVYYQEVFEKYAATFEKLGVDSSNGLGDVYSKIASLPEAEKTEIENALQAVYQYQPALAMVDSDKGITNLHVPSDIIVDASMPAMLRGGGKMWGPDGKEKDTVAMIPDRCYAGIYQAVIEDCKAHGKYNVSTMGNVSNVGLMAQKAEEYGSHDKTFIAAGDGQIRVMKGEEKVFEHAVAKGDIWRMCQTKDVAIKDWVKLAVNRSRATGCPAIFWLDQQRAHDAELIKKVEAYLPEYDTSGLEIKILDPVAAITYSLERIRKGQDTISVTGNVLRDYLTDLFPILELGTSAKMLSIVPLLAGGGMYETGAGGSAPKHVQQFQKENHLRWDSLGEFLALAVSIEDYAAHTGNAKAKIMAKTLDSANSQYLSSNKSPSRKVHQLDNRGSHFYLGMYWAQALALQEEDAELKAKFGPIAEQLSSQEDKIVAELNEVQGAPVDMGGYYHPDDTKLDQAMRPSATLNQILASI